The proteins below come from a single Scatophagus argus isolate fScaArg1 chromosome 15, fScaArg1.pri, whole genome shotgun sequence genomic window:
- the si:ch211-266g18.9 gene encoding transforming growth factor-beta receptor-associated protein 1 isoform X1, with protein MAFSAFTQTHVYEKQVAPKEKDKSSIQCLECCGQNVYIGTNNATVQHLILPSITNGDLSPGQSKTREGRTRKLGSNNQVAQLRVVPLFNHLLVLWDRSVTALNMFSLEPIPALKKIQHVSLFEVCDSMLSAQTTCVQMVTTSSRRKVIQIHMVGVDRWEVLKEVPLLQDPVALAVDGACLCVATNDRYLLCDIQTGSSDELFPHNHGKQRVIVTSVGEGEFLLNGPENLGMFVMKTGICQRPPLQWPQEVLTAGECFPYILTLQPQVLSVYSMVDQQCKQTMSLSGAKGLVSTSDGVLVFTERDIFSLRLVPFQEQIQALVSHERVEEALLLLEGVQGRRPLDSYKELQKAITCMAGFVHFYQQGFSEARDLFIKSELDPREIICLYPDMQSCLSEDFQSQLDQANKGRDLQVVWQEDRNTFHHYLSFLGDFLRAVRGTEQGLKCVKEVDCALLRLYVELGDTENLQQLVAFPNECELDHCVPILEQHNRFFALGTLFQSHGNQIEAIQTWLKISDGIHKDPSCSDVYEHIVWTLSQLQNREAVLTFADWTLTRNQEIGVQIFIERPAEDCIETQDILDFLEKYPLALLLYLEFLIHDLNSEEERHHNRLALAYVTQTLQEKEETDLKKTRGKLQQQLWESKFYDVSTVYESVKSTHLHIEKAILLGRAGEYSQALQVLVHQEQDTQTAEAFCHRAAQGRDSQFRQTLLLTLLQIYLSSKDLSSAAVDLLNNNPQVFAAEKVIQLLPDSWSVQLVSRFLIGSLRETLHQRRMARLQKALSQAELMRLKVIGMQASKTKLRLDKGQKCKVCQIDLAEPQFACSLHGDLMHMSCTGSSSS; from the exons ATGGCTTTTAgtgcatttacacaaacacatgtctATGAAAAGCAAGTAGCCCCAAAAGAGAAGGACAAATCCAGTATCCAGTGCCTTGAGTGCTGTGGCCAAAATGTGTATATAGGAACCAACAATGCAACAGTGCAGCATCTCATACTTCCCAGTATCACAAATGGAGATCTGAGTCCCGGTCAGAGCAAAACCAGAGAAGGTAGGACAAGAAAACTGGGCTCAAACAACCAAGTAGCCCAACTGAGGGTAGTTCCACTTTTCAACCATCTGCTGGTCTTATGGGATCGGAGCGTTACTGCCCTCAACATGTTCTCCTTAGAGCCCATTCCAGCTCTGAAGAAGATCCAgcatgtgtctttgtttgaggTGTGCGACTCAATGCTCTCAGCCCAGACGACATGTGTGCAGATGGTGACCACCTCCAGCCGAAGGAAAGTGATCCAGATCCACATGGTGGGAGTGGACAGGTGGGAGGTCTTGAAGGAAGTCCCTCTGCTCCAGGACCCTGTGGCCTTGGCGGTAGATGgcgcctgtctgtgtgttgctaCCAATGACAGGTATCTCCTATGCGACATTCAAACTGGCAGCAGCGATGAGCTTTTTCCTCACAATCATGGCAAACAGCGTGTCATTGTTACCTCAGTGGGGGAGGGGGAATTCCTCCTAAATGGACCTGAAAATTTAG GCATGTTTGTGATGAAGACAGGGATATGCCAGCGTCCTCCCCTGCAGTGGCCTCAGGAGGTGCTGACAGCCGGAGAATGTTTCCCTTACATTCTAACCCTGCAGCCCCAAGTGCTGTCTGTCTACAGCATGGTAGATCAGCAATGCAAACAGACTATGAGTCTCAGCGGAGCGAAGGGTCTGGTCTCCACATCAG ATGGTGTGTTAGTgttcacagagagagacattttcAGCTTGCGCCTGGTGCCATTCCAAGAGCAGATCCAGGCACTCGTAAGCCACGAGAGGGTCGAGGAGGCCTTATTGCTGCTGGAAGGAGTTCAAGGCCGGCGTCCACTTGACTCATACAAG GAGCTACAGAAGGCCATCACTTGCATGGCtggatttgttcatttttaccaGCAGGGTTTTTCTGAGGCCAGAGATCTGTTCAT TAAAAGTGAGCTGGACCCCAGAGAAATCATCTGTCTCTACCCTGACATGCAGTCGTGTCTCAGTGAGGACTTTCAATCCCAGCTTGATCAAGCAAACAAGGGCAGGGATCTCCAGGTGGTCTGGcaagaggacagaaacacatttcatcattacCTGAGCTTCCTCGGAGATTTTCTCAGGGCAGTCAGAGGAACTGAGCAGGGCCTGAAGTGCGTTAAGGAGGTGGACTGTGCCCTCCTGAGGCTGTATGTAGAACTGGGAGACACTGAAAATCTGCAGCAGCTTGTGGCATTTCCCAATGAGTGTGAGCTGGACCACTGTGTTCCCATTTTGGAGCAACACAACAG attttttgcaTTAGGTACCCTCTTTCAAAGCCATGGAAATCAAATTGAGGCAATTCAG ACTTGGCTGAAAATTTCAGATGGCATCCACAAAGACCCCTCCTGCTCAGATGTATACGAACACATAGTGTGGACTCTCAGTCAGCTGCAAAACAGAGAAGCTGTGTTGACATTTGCTGACTGGACTCTGACCAGAAACCAGGAG ATAGGTGTGCAGATTTTCATCGAGCGCCCAGCAGAAGATTGCATAGAAACGCAAGACATCCTTGATTTCTTGGAGAAGTACCCACTGGCATTGCTTTTGTATCTTGAGTTCTTAATCCATGATTTGAACAGTGAG GAGGAGAGACATCACAACCGTCTGGCCTTGGCATATGTTACTCAGACTCtgcaagagaaagaggaaacagatttGAAGAAGACCAGAGGGAAGTTGCAGCAGCAACTTTGGGAGTCCAAATTCTACGATGTCTCCACTGTGTACG AGAGTGTCAAATCAACACACCTGCACATAGAGAAAGCCATTCTCCTTGGTAGAGCTGGCGAATACTCTCAGGCACTGCAGGTGCTTGTTCACCAGGAGCAAGACACCCAGACTGCAGAGGCCTTCTGCCACAGGGCTGCCCAGGGTCGAGACTCACAGTTCAGGCAGACCCTGCTGCTCACCCTCCTCCAAATCTACCTGAGCTCCAAGGATCTCTCCAGCGCTGCAGTGGATCTGCTCAACAACAACCCTCAGGTCTTTGCAGCGGAGAAGGTCATTCAACTTCTCCCGGATTCCTGGTCTGTTCAGCTCGTCTCCCGGTTCTTAATTGGATCCCTCAGAGAGACCTTGCACCAGAGGCGGATGGCAAGGCTGCAAAAGGCATTGAGCCAAGCGGAGCTCATGCGGCTCAAGGTCATTGGA ATGCAGGCCTCTAAAACAAAGCTCAGACTGGACAAGGGGCAGAAGTGCAAGGTTTGTCAGATAGATCTTGCAGAGCCACAGTTTGCCTGTAGTCTCCATGGTGATCTGATGCACATGAGCTGCACTGGCTCTTCATCATCGTAA
- the si:ch211-266g18.9 gene encoding transforming growth factor-beta receptor-associated protein 1 isoform X2 — MAFSAFTQTHVYEKQVAPKEKDKSSIQCLECCGQNVYIGTNNATVQHLILPSITNGDLSPGQSKTREGRTRKLGSNNQVAQLRVVPLFNHLLVLWDRSVTALNMFSLEPIPALKKIQHVSLFEVCDSMLSAQTTCVQMVTTSSRRKVIQIHMVGVDRWEVLKEVPLLQDPVALAVDGACLCVATNDRYLLCDIQTGSSDELFPHNHGKQRVIVTSVGEGEFLLNGPENLGMFVMKTGICQRPPLQWPQEVLTAGECFPYILTLQPQVLSVYSMVDQQCKQTMSLSGAKGLVSTSDGVLVFTERDIFSLRLVPFQEQIQALVSHERVEEALLLLEGVQGRRPLDSYKELQKAITCMAGFVHFYQQGFSEARDLFIKSELDPREIICLYPDMQSCLSEDFQSQLDQANKGRDLQVVWQEDRNTFHHYLSFLGDFLRAVRGTEQGLKCVKEVDCALLRLYVELGDTENLQQLVAFPNECELDHCVPILEQHNRFFALGTLFQSHGNQIEAIQTWLKISDGIHKDPSCSDVYEHIVWTLSQLQNREAVLTFADWTLTRNQEIGVQIFIERPAEDCIETQDILDFLEKYPLALLLYLEFLIHDLNSEEERHHNRLALAYVTQTLQEKEETDLKKTRGKLQQQLWESKFYDVSTVYESVKSTHLHIEKAILLGRAGEYSQALQVLVHQEQDTQTAEAFCHRAAQGRDSQFRQTLLLTLLQIYLSSKDLSSAAVDLLNNNPQVFAAEKVIQLLPDSWSVQLVSRFLIGSLRETLHQRRMARLQKALSQAELMRLKMQASKTKLRLDKGQKCKVCQIDLAEPQFACSLHGDLMHMSCTGSSSS; from the exons ATGGCTTTTAgtgcatttacacaaacacatgtctATGAAAAGCAAGTAGCCCCAAAAGAGAAGGACAAATCCAGTATCCAGTGCCTTGAGTGCTGTGGCCAAAATGTGTATATAGGAACCAACAATGCAACAGTGCAGCATCTCATACTTCCCAGTATCACAAATGGAGATCTGAGTCCCGGTCAGAGCAAAACCAGAGAAGGTAGGACAAGAAAACTGGGCTCAAACAACCAAGTAGCCCAACTGAGGGTAGTTCCACTTTTCAACCATCTGCTGGTCTTATGGGATCGGAGCGTTACTGCCCTCAACATGTTCTCCTTAGAGCCCATTCCAGCTCTGAAGAAGATCCAgcatgtgtctttgtttgaggTGTGCGACTCAATGCTCTCAGCCCAGACGACATGTGTGCAGATGGTGACCACCTCCAGCCGAAGGAAAGTGATCCAGATCCACATGGTGGGAGTGGACAGGTGGGAGGTCTTGAAGGAAGTCCCTCTGCTCCAGGACCCTGTGGCCTTGGCGGTAGATGgcgcctgtctgtgtgttgctaCCAATGACAGGTATCTCCTATGCGACATTCAAACTGGCAGCAGCGATGAGCTTTTTCCTCACAATCATGGCAAACAGCGTGTCATTGTTACCTCAGTGGGGGAGGGGGAATTCCTCCTAAATGGACCTGAAAATTTAG GCATGTTTGTGATGAAGACAGGGATATGCCAGCGTCCTCCCCTGCAGTGGCCTCAGGAGGTGCTGACAGCCGGAGAATGTTTCCCTTACATTCTAACCCTGCAGCCCCAAGTGCTGTCTGTCTACAGCATGGTAGATCAGCAATGCAAACAGACTATGAGTCTCAGCGGAGCGAAGGGTCTGGTCTCCACATCAG ATGGTGTGTTAGTgttcacagagagagacattttcAGCTTGCGCCTGGTGCCATTCCAAGAGCAGATCCAGGCACTCGTAAGCCACGAGAGGGTCGAGGAGGCCTTATTGCTGCTGGAAGGAGTTCAAGGCCGGCGTCCACTTGACTCATACAAG GAGCTACAGAAGGCCATCACTTGCATGGCtggatttgttcatttttaccaGCAGGGTTTTTCTGAGGCCAGAGATCTGTTCAT TAAAAGTGAGCTGGACCCCAGAGAAATCATCTGTCTCTACCCTGACATGCAGTCGTGTCTCAGTGAGGACTTTCAATCCCAGCTTGATCAAGCAAACAAGGGCAGGGATCTCCAGGTGGTCTGGcaagaggacagaaacacatttcatcattacCTGAGCTTCCTCGGAGATTTTCTCAGGGCAGTCAGAGGAACTGAGCAGGGCCTGAAGTGCGTTAAGGAGGTGGACTGTGCCCTCCTGAGGCTGTATGTAGAACTGGGAGACACTGAAAATCTGCAGCAGCTTGTGGCATTTCCCAATGAGTGTGAGCTGGACCACTGTGTTCCCATTTTGGAGCAACACAACAG attttttgcaTTAGGTACCCTCTTTCAAAGCCATGGAAATCAAATTGAGGCAATTCAG ACTTGGCTGAAAATTTCAGATGGCATCCACAAAGACCCCTCCTGCTCAGATGTATACGAACACATAGTGTGGACTCTCAGTCAGCTGCAAAACAGAGAAGCTGTGTTGACATTTGCTGACTGGACTCTGACCAGAAACCAGGAG ATAGGTGTGCAGATTTTCATCGAGCGCCCAGCAGAAGATTGCATAGAAACGCAAGACATCCTTGATTTCTTGGAGAAGTACCCACTGGCATTGCTTTTGTATCTTGAGTTCTTAATCCATGATTTGAACAGTGAG GAGGAGAGACATCACAACCGTCTGGCCTTGGCATATGTTACTCAGACTCtgcaagagaaagaggaaacagatttGAAGAAGACCAGAGGGAAGTTGCAGCAGCAACTTTGGGAGTCCAAATTCTACGATGTCTCCACTGTGTACG AGAGTGTCAAATCAACACACCTGCACATAGAGAAAGCCATTCTCCTTGGTAGAGCTGGCGAATACTCTCAGGCACTGCAGGTGCTTGTTCACCAGGAGCAAGACACCCAGACTGCAGAGGCCTTCTGCCACAGGGCTGCCCAGGGTCGAGACTCACAGTTCAGGCAGACCCTGCTGCTCACCCTCCTCCAAATCTACCTGAGCTCCAAGGATCTCTCCAGCGCTGCAGTGGATCTGCTCAACAACAACCCTCAGGTCTTTGCAGCGGAGAAGGTCATTCAACTTCTCCCGGATTCCTGGTCTGTTCAGCTCGTCTCCCGGTTCTTAATTGGATCCCTCAGAGAGACCTTGCACCAGAGGCGGATGGCAAGGCTGCAAAAGGCATTGAGCCAAGCGGAGCTCATGCGGCTCAAG ATGCAGGCCTCTAAAACAAAGCTCAGACTGGACAAGGGGCAGAAGTGCAAGGTTTGTCAGATAGATCTTGCAGAGCCACAGTTTGCCTGTAGTCTCCATGGTGATCTGATGCACATGAGCTGCACTGGCTCTTCATCATCGTAA